A segment of the Thiohalomonas denitrificans genome:
GTGAAAGTTTCACTCATGACAGGCCCCCTTCGGGATGATGGACGGTGAAGCTATTAAGCGATATTACGGAGGCTGCTCGCCTTGACCTGAGTCAAATCGTCAGGAATAACGACTCCGATGCTCTTCTGGTTGGTCGGGATCCTCCCCTCAGATATTGACGGGTGATCGCAAGGGCGTGGTGAAAACCTTCTGCAGGGCGGCGTCGGTTTCCCCCTGGGTCTGCAAGGAACCGTTATAGAGCGCTGCAATAAGATCCGATTGAGTAATCATGCCCACCAGCCGGTAGTCGCGATCGACGACGGGCAGATTATGATAGCCGGCATCCGAGAGCAGCGGTACCACCTCGGTGATGTGCATATCCGAGTCCACGGTAAGTACCGGTCGCACCATAATATCGCCCACGCTGCGCGGCCCTTTGGAAGAGACCGGAAGGGCGCGCCGAATGAACGTTATCAGCTTCTCATCGAACCCGCGATAGGTTTTCAAGTCCACTGGCTTCAAAACATCCACCAGCGTCAGAATACCGATGACATGGCGGGCTTCATCAATGACCGGGAGTGCCTTCAGCTTGTGGTGACGCAACAGTGACCAGGCCTCTTCCACATCGGTATCGAGCCTGAGGGTCACCAGATCCCGTGACATGATGTCCTGACAAGTGATCTCACCCATACGGCGCCGATAGGCCTGGGCTCCGGCCATCCGATAGATACGATTGAGATCCTCTTCACTCACATCCAAATAGATATCGAGGTCCACCAAGGCCTGATGGAGATCCCCGTGAGTAATACCGATGCGGTCCAGCGAGGGCGGGTCATCGCTATCGTGAATGAGATTTTCAGGCTCGTAGGGCTTGGCCGGATAGCGCCGACCGAATACAAGGATATTGATCGCCATCCCGACTGCCAGCAGCACGAACACGTTGACGGCTACCGGGGCAACAACAAATGCAAAACCGGCCTCTCTTACGGAATCACCGAGGACAACCGGCAGCAGCGCAGCAGCACCCCCGGGCGGGTGCAGGGTGTGGGTCAGGAACATCACCAGTATGGACAGGGAAACCGCCACGGCCGCCGCGAGCACCGGTTCGGAAATCCACAGGCAGGCGGCCACACCGATGGATGCCGAGATGATATGGGAACCCACCAGGGGCCACGGTTGGGACAGCGGGCTGCTCGGCAGGGCAAAGGTGAGTACGGCGGAGGCCCCCATGGAAGCTGCAACGACTGGCAGGGCCGAGGCGGGAAGCATGAAACTGCTGAATCCGGTAACGGCCAGCATACCGATGAAGGCGGCGAACGTGCTGCGGACGATCTCATTGCCGCTGACCTGAACCGGCTCGGGAGCAAGGTGGCGCAAGAGCCTGCGGGGGAGCGAGAGCATGACCTATCCCTTTGGAGGTAACACCTTGTTGTTAGGGGGCACCGGATTTTCCCGGCGCAAAACGTTGACCACCTTGATTGGAGTCAATTTTTGTCGGATTGTTGTGCGCTCCGGCGGAGCCATCCCCTCCAGGTCCGCTCCGCGGTCCCGGGCGCCGGCCGTGAAAATCACTCAACTCCCCGAATGGAGTAGCTCATTGGAATCTACCGCTGCACACACCCAGTCGCTGAAAAAACTGCTCACCGCGGTCTATGC
Coding sequences within it:
- a CDS encoding HPP family protein, producing MLSLPRRLLRHLAPEPVQVSGNEIVRSTFAAFIGMLAVTGFSSFMLPASALPVVAASMGASAVLTFALPSSPLSQPWPLVGSHIISASIGVAACLWISEPVLAAAVAVSLSILVMFLTHTLHPPGGAAALLPVVLGDSVREAGFAFVVAPVAVNVFVLLAVGMAINILVFGRRYPAKPYEPENLIHDSDDPPSLDRIGITHGDLHQALVDLDIYLDVSEEDLNRIYRMAGAQAYRRRMGEITCQDIMSRDLVTLRLDTDVEEAWSLLRHHKLKALPVIDEARHVIGILTLVDVLKPVDLKTYRGFDEKLITFIRRALPVSSKGPRSVGDIMVRPVLTVDSDMHITEVVPLLSDAGYHNLPVVDRDYRLVGMITQSDLIAALYNGSLQTQGETDAALQKVFTTPLRSPVNI